Proteins from one Syngnathoides biaculeatus isolate LvHL_M chromosome 8, ASM1980259v1, whole genome shotgun sequence genomic window:
- the LOC133504952 gene encoding LOW QUALITY PROTEIN: protein sel-1 homolog 3-like (The sequence of the model RefSeq protein was modified relative to this genomic sequence to represent the inferred CDS: inserted 2 bases in 1 codon) produces MDSQETLGLHLIRVLSSNCHSPILTYAIRWSRMRSGCGXTLSLTFLCHCSSTVSYDKMDLWYKYIYELLFSVQVVFAVDSVRLLNPPREPAPDLPLEVSYSCDAPAIVQLDFIVTFDIGESSTSLLRRWHCVPGKPRKRTLKVTLPDWVLYKPDAVVPDSRWVLSCTLRASIRYGEIGGGDWVVAVHHVATLESRSKYGRPVKRHQVSFPWGARMLSFAQDHARKQCLAEQETLTLVSLSSIFASTGEKFGIVKSLRPYASEVLEYLRIHTVAFPWSKFSIWLLVTRHCQERSCGVLHRIDSKNNYATPTVLLTQSGRLHVQVHGGPGESTAILFPHKLPLNRWCHLTVTFQGRQVAITTVCLGNKSRTVKSTENRLSHDIRLDDTDGYFVIGGGRYVKGVEGYFGPSFYYRSRASPQSSSDVVLPAVVRELDLPGWMHACGEFSFSINQSIRFYSLLAQESKASGNRLEIFHGEKRKDTPNTCEPWEGAVPRCVAKIVQHLAFKRARGGVSPDAVGRALYSLSLHKLGSVSSMRVFAQVLPLLLNASCLNNSAALHMSSLIYSLGLGVDEDPNKARLLALLAAQKDHRLALLRLGHLHHRGLRGVLADQDVAYAYYANMAEQTTRDRQNPSPEQVYVEDIYLHNDEILNLQTNEDHHIFQWLKLQANRGAPDAEQSLARMLFWGQQGVSTNVEAAVRHYERGAVRLEDPVSMYDFAIVLLQGHGVEKDVPKAVTLLKKAMDKGFVPAISALAWYYERLELDYQKATALWERADDLGNPDAALNLGIVHSLGLYPHRPADRYMAYKYFLKAAERGHIRGAAEVADIWSTGLPGLVSRRPSNALLLAHNLFFFLLLKVIHCLPEYRTLKCLFLPEHRLAKWAAEQNGYLGGLLRRGLNAFLKSDLFGSLVYYMMAAELGVAVAQFNAAYLCDQNKGDFLPPAFALQCKRRYYNLTIHNEKPEPYAFLRMGDMWYDGLVDGRKRLTPAAQMYKLAALSNEPQGWYNLGLLAEAGYRLPMPVLMELGLSRFYLADDAELQTALYKRCRDSGISESYLPCSLALLKVHLQVFQKEYSTAIKCVVTVVAAAPVLLVARRVFS; encoded by the exons atggatagtcaggAAACACTCGGGCTGCACCTCATTCGAGTCTTGAGCTCCAATTGTCACAGTCCAATATTGACTTATGCGATCAGGTGGAGCCGGATGAGGTCCGGGTGTGG GACTTTGTCCTTGACTTTTCTTTGCCACTGCAGCTCGACCGTCTCGTATGACAAGATGGATTTGTGgtacaaatacatttatgaGCTGTTGTTCAGTGTGCAG gtGGTCTTTGCGGTGGACTCCGTGAGACTCTTGAATCCTCCCCGGGAACCCGCTCCGGATCTCCCTTTGGAGGTTTCCTACTCATGTGATGCACCTGCGATTGTACAACTGGACTTTATTGTGACCTTCGACATCGGCGAGAGTTCCACATCCTTgctgagacggtggcactgcgTCCCGGGAAAACCCCGAAAAAGGACACTCAAGGTGACCCTGCCCGATTGGGTTCTTTACAAACCGGACGCCGTCGTTCCGGACTCCCGGTGGGTGTTGAGCTGCACGCTGCGAGCCTCGATCAGGTACGGGGAAATTGGCGGTGGCGACTGGGTGGTCGCAGTGCACCACGTCGCAACGTTAGAGTCCCGCTCCAAGTACGGTCGGCCCGTCAAGCGGCATCAGGTCTCCTTCCCTTGGGGCGCGAGGATGCTCTCGTTCGCTCAAGACCACGCAAGGAAACAATGCCTGGCAGAGCAAG AAACGCTGACCTTGGTGTCCTTGTCCTCGATCTTCGCCTCCACCGGGGAAAAATTCGGCATCGTGAAGAGTCTTCGGCCCTACGCCAGCGAAGTTCTGGAGTACCTTCGAATCCACACCGTCGCTTTCCCCTG GTCCAAGTTCTCCATCTGGTTGTTGGTGACCCGACACTGCCAAGAGCGCTCGTGCGGGGTGCTTCATCGCATTGACTCCAAGAACAACTACGCAACGCCCACCGTGCTCCTCACTCAGTCGG GTCGGCTGCACGTCCAAGTGCACGGCGGGCCGGGAGAATCCACCGCCATCCTCTTCCCGCACAAGCTGCCCTTGAACAGGTGGTGTCACCTCACGGTGACGTTTCAAGGCCGACAG GTCGCTATCACCACCGTCTGCTTGGGCAACAAGTCAAGAACGGTGAAGTCCACAGAGAACAG GCTGAGCCATGACATCAGGCTGGACGACACCGATGGATACTTTGTGATCGGAGGGGGTCGATACGTGAAAGGCGTCGAAGGTTACTTCGGACCCTCGTTTTACTATCGCAGTAGAGCGTCGCCCCAAAGCTCG TCAGACGTTGTTCTCCCGGCAGTCGTCCGAGAATTGGACCTTCCCGGATGGATGCACGCCTGTGGAGAATTTTCCTTCTCTATAAACCAAAGCATCCGTTTCTACTCGCTCCTGGCCCAGGAAAGCAAAGCGTCAG gcaaccGTTTGGAGATCTTCCACGGTGAGAAACGGAAAGATACGCCGAACACGTGCGAGCCGTGGGAGGGGGCAGTTCCTCGATGCGTTGCCAAAATTGTACAGCATTTGGCTTTCAAACGCG CGAGGGGAGGAGTCAGCCCTGACGCGGTGGGCCGAGCGCTGTATTCTCTGTCCCTTCACAAACTGGGCAGCGTGAGCAGCATGCGAGTCTTCGCTCAAGTTTTACCTCTGCTACTGAACGCCAGCTGCTTGAATAACTCTGCAGCTCTGCACATGTCATCGCTCATCTACAGCTTGGGTCTGGGGGTGGACGAAGACCCCAATAAG GCCCGGCTCCTGGCCCTGTTGGCGGCCCAGAAGGACCATCGGCTGGCTCTGCTGCGACTGGGTCACCTGCACCACCGGGGCCTCCGCGGGGTCCTCGCTGACCAGGACGTAGCCTACGCCTACTACGCCAACATGGCCGAACAGACCACGCGGGACCGGCAGAATCCCTCGCCGGAGCAG GTTTACGTTGAGGACATCTACCTGCACAACGACGAGATCCTCAACCTTCAGACCAATGAAGACCATCACATCTTCCAGTGGCTCAAGCTTCAGGCGAACCGAGGTGCCCCCGATGCCGAG CAATCCCTGGCCCGCATGCTCTTTTGGGGTCAGCAGGGGGTGTCGACCAACGTTGAGGCGGCAGTGAGGCACTACGAGAGGGGGGCGGTCCGCCTGGAGGACCCCGTGTCCATGTACGACTTTGCCATTGTCCTTCTGCAG GGCCACGGTGTCGAAAAAGACGTTCCCAAAGCTGTCACGTTATTGAAGAAAGCAATGGACAAG GGTTTTGTCCCCGCCATCAGCGCGCTGGCCTGGTACTACGAGCGGCTGGAGCTTGACTACCAGAAGGCGACGGCGCTGTGGGAGCGGGCGGATGACCTCGGGAACCCGGACGCCGCTCTCAACCTCGGGATCGTGCACTCCCTCGGGCTTTACCCGCACAGACCTGCCGACCGG TACATGGCGTACAAGTACTTCCTGAAGGCTGCGGAGCGAGGACACATCAGGGGAGCGGCGGAGGTTGCCGACATCTGGTCCACCGGCCTCCCCGGTCTCGTCAGTCGCCGTCCGTCCAATGCTCTCTTGTTGGctcataatctttttttttttctcttattaaAAGTAATACACTGTCTGCCCGAGTACAGGActctaaaatgtctttttctacCTGAGCACAGATTGGCAAAGTGGGCGGCGGAGCAAAACGGATACTTGGGTGGTCTGCTGCGGCGAGGCCTGAACGCCTTCCTGAAGAGTGACCT GTTTGGCTCGCTGGTGTATTATATGATGGCCGCCGAACTGGGCGTCGCGGTGGCCCAGTTTAACGCGGCGTACCTGTGTGATCAAAACAAG GGAGATTTCCTGCCTCCAGCTTTTGCACTGCAATGCAAGAGAAGATATTATAACCTCACGATCCACAATGAGAAACCGGAGCCTTACG CCTTCCTGAGGATGGGCGACATGTGGTACGACGGCCTGGTGGACGGCCGCAAGAGATTGACCCCTGCCGCGCAGATGTACAAACTGGCGGCGCTGAGCAACGAGCCGCAG GGATGGTACAACCTGGGGTTGCTCGCCGAAGCGGGCTACAGGCTGCCGATGCCGGTACTGATGGAACTGGGCCTTTCCCGCTTTTACTTGGCAGATGACGCCGAGCTTCAAACTGCTTTGTACAAAAG GTGTCGAGATTCTGGCATTTCCGAGTCCTACCTGCCTTGCAGCCTGGCGCTACTCAAAGTGCATCTGCAGGTCTTCCAGAAGGAATATAGTACAGCTATCAAG TGCGTCGTCACGGTTGTCGCGGCCGCGCCGGTTCTCCTTGTGGCCCGACGTGTCTTCTCTTGA